The Rickettsiales bacterium genomic sequence CCCAAAAACTCAAATAATTTTAAATAAGCAACTTCAGAAGCGAATTTAAGCCATATTTCATTTTTAAATTCACTTTTTATAACTTTACATAGAAAGCTATTATCCGATTTTTTAAAATCTCTGTAGAACCTGCATAAGCATAGCTTTTTTGCTTTATCAACATCGCCATCAAAAATAATTAATCCTGAGAGAAATTCACGCAATATCTCATAACTAAGAGTATTTCCAAAGTCTAAGCCAGTAATATCAATAGTGTTTACTTCTTTTGACAAATTACCCTCCTAATTTCTCTATAAACTCACCCCACCAATCCATCATTTCACGGCGTTCTTTTAAATATTGGGCGTGGTTGTAACTAGCTCTAACTTTGTTGCGTTCGCCGTGTGCAAGTTGGCGTTCAATCACATCATACTTAAAGCCGTGTTCATTTAAAATGGTGCTGGCAGTGGCTCTGAATCCGTGTCCTGTTGCCCTGCTGTGATAACCCATTCTATATAAAGCGTAAAGAATAGTGTTATTGCTCATTGTTTTATGAGGTGAATTTTGAGAAGGGAATAAAAAAGGGCGTAAGCCAGTTATGTTTTTTAGCTCATTCAATAGATTTAGAACTTGCTCAGATAAAGGAACTATATGTTTTTCCCTCATTTTCATTCTTTCTGGAGGAATATGCCATTCTTTTTTGTCAAAATTAAACTCTTCCCATTTTGCATTTATTAGTTCACTGGTTCTAACAAAGGTTAAAATTAATAACTGTATTGCAATTGGAGTAATTATATCGCCTTTATAATCTTTTAGTTTTTGCATAAACTCTGGTAAATCTTTTTCGGTTAGGTAAGCATGGTGAACTTTCTTTCTGGTCTTTAATGCCCCTCTTAAATCTGCGGAAATATCTCTTTCAGCTTTACCTATTGAAATAGCGTATCTAAAAATCTGTCCGCAAGTTTGGCAAGCTCTATGAGCGATATCAATTGCTCCACGCTCTTCAATTTTTCTAATTAAAGTTAAAAGCTCCTGAGCAGTAATAGAACTAACGGCTTTGTTGCCAATATATGGGAAAACATCTGCACCAAGTCTTTTTAGAACATTTTTAGCGTGTTTAGATGTCCAAGTTGGTTTTTGGAGTTCGTGCCATTCATG encodes the following:
- a CDS encoding tyrosine-type recombinase/integrase; protein product: MPLTDIKVKSAKPQEKQYKLSDDGGLYLLIHPNGSKYWRLKYRISGKEKVYAIGAYPEITLLEAREERQKLKKLIKQNIDPVEQKKEQKLKSETNPENTFEYIAHEWHELQKPTWTSKHAKNVLKRLGADVFPYIGNKAVSSITAQELLTLIRKIEERGAIDIAHRACQTCGQIFRYAISIGKAERDISADLRGALKTRKKVHHAYLTEKDLPEFMQKLKDYKGDIITPIAIQLLILTFVRTSELINAKWEEFNFDKKEWHIPPERMKMREKHIVPLSEQVLNLLNELKNITGLRPFLFPSQNSPHKTMSNNTILYALYRMGYHSRATGHGFRATASTILNEHGFKYDVIERQLAHGERNKVRASYNHAQYLKERREMMDWWGEFIEKLGG